A DNA window from Prochlorococcus marinus XMU1406 contains the following coding sequences:
- a CDS encoding HEAT repeat domain-containing protein: protein MTKNKDSNKESLVDIAVDPDVLARELALEIEIDPLEQIDKDSFPKGLNITQECNEALKMLKGNREERIQGLRIFCEYRDSRSFPLLLPLLDQPCPVERMSVVYALGRNPCPSAVEKLVRLLETDDNAYVRRATAWSLANYDNQIVLNPLINALKNDVAAVRLWSSSSLAEIGNVSFENAQLAAEQLLISLKIDNESGVRSNCIWSLCRLYEKLNNSFQEIFIDECTKIALFDKEPSVMEEAKTALDSMGMQGFYN from the coding sequence ATGACAAAAAATAAGGACTCTAATAAAGAAAGCTTAGTTGATATAGCTGTTGATCCTGATGTTTTAGCGAGAGAATTAGCGTTAGAAATTGAAATAGATCCTTTAGAGCAAATTGATAAAGATTCTTTTCCAAAAGGTTTAAACATAACTCAAGAATGCAATGAAGCATTAAAAATGCTTAAAGGTAACAGAGAAGAGAGAATACAGGGCTTAAGAATATTTTGTGAATATAGAGATTCAAGATCTTTTCCACTTTTGTTACCATTACTTGATCAACCGTGTCCTGTTGAAAGAATGAGTGTGGTATATGCTTTAGGTCGTAATCCATGTCCCAGCGCGGTGGAGAAACTTGTCCGTCTTTTGGAGACTGACGATAATGCTTATGTCAGAAGAGCGACTGCATGGAGCTTAGCTAATTATGATAATCAAATTGTTTTGAATCCATTAATAAATGCTTTGAAGAACGATGTAGCTGCAGTTAGGTTGTGGTCATCTAGTTCTTTAGCTGAAATTGGAAATGTTTCTTTTGAGAACGCTCAATTAGCAGCAGAACAACTTTTGATAAGCTTAAAAATAGATAATGAATCTGGTGTGAGAAGTAATTGTATTTGGTCTTTGTGTAGATTGTACGAAAAATTAAATAATTCATTTCAGGAAATTTTCATTGATGAATGTACCAAGATAGCTCTTTTCGATAAAGAACCTTCCGTTATGGAAGAAGCAAAAACTGCCTTAGATTCAATGGGGATGCAAGGTTTTTATAACTAA
- the rlmN gene encoding 23S rRNA (adenine(2503)-C(2))-methyltransferase RlmN yields MKNLLGSSVKDLENVAIDYGQAPFRGRQIYNWIYNYRNKKKNIDQIEVLPLDFRKKLKDDGFKVSELSIQERNLADDGTLKLLLSTDDNESIECVGIPTEKRLTACLSSQVGCPMDCKFCATGKEGLKRSLKTSEILDQILFIENEMNRKVTNIVFMGMGEPLLNIDNLLLSIKSINEDFQISQRKITVSTVAIPKMIGRLSVKSFQVLGNCQFTLAISLHASNQKTRETIIPSAKNYEIKNIIEDCKKFVRDTGRRVSFEYLMLSGVNDKLEHAYELSNLLKGFQCHVNLIQYNQIDEVDFQRTSLKNLQLFKSRLINNGIAVSLRTSRGLDKNAACGQLRQNAKNK; encoded by the coding sequence TTGAAAAATCTTCTTGGAAGTAGTGTGAAAGATTTAGAAAATGTGGCTATAGATTATGGTCAGGCTCCTTTTAGAGGTCGCCAAATCTATAATTGGATTTATAACTATAGAAACAAGAAGAAAAATATTGATCAAATAGAAGTCTTACCTTTAGATTTTAGAAAGAAGTTAAAAGACGATGGTTTTAAAGTAAGTGAGCTAAGTATTCAAGAAAGAAACTTAGCTGACGATGGTACTCTAAAGTTGTTACTGTCTACAGACGATAATGAAAGTATTGAGTGCGTTGGTATACCAACTGAAAAAAGACTAACTGCTTGTCTCTCTAGTCAAGTTGGTTGCCCAATGGATTGCAAATTTTGCGCAACTGGTAAGGAAGGTTTGAAGAGATCTTTAAAAACAAGTGAAATTTTAGATCAAATTTTATTTATCGAAAATGAAATGAATAGAAAAGTGACTAATATAGTTTTCATGGGTATGGGTGAGCCCTTATTGAATATTGATAACTTACTTTTATCAATTAAATCTATAAACGAAGATTTCCAGATCAGTCAGAGAAAGATAACTGTAAGTACAGTAGCTATTCCAAAAATGATAGGTAGATTATCAGTAAAGTCTTTTCAAGTTTTAGGTAATTGTCAATTTACATTAGCAATTAGCCTACATGCTTCAAACCAAAAAACAAGAGAAACGATAATTCCTAGTGCCAAAAACTATGAGATCAAAAATATTATCGAAGACTGTAAGAAATTTGTAAGAGATACTGGTCGCAGGGTAAGTTTTGAATATCTAATGCTAAGTGGGGTGAATGATAAATTAGAACATGCTTATGAATTAAGTAATTTGTTAAAAGGATTTCAATGTCACGTAAATTTAATTCAGTATAACCAAATTGACGAGGTTGATTTTCAACGAACCTCTCTAAAGAATCTCCAATTATTTAAATCTAGACTTATAAACAATGGTATAGCAGTTAGCTTGCGAACAAGCAGAGGTCTAGATAAAAATGCTGCTTGTGGTCAGCTAAGACAAAATGCAAAAAATAAATAA
- a CDS encoding high light inducible protein, producing the protein MIKPEIVPKRKLPRYGFHFYNERLNGRMAMIGFIALILTEFFLKHGLLLW; encoded by the coding sequence ATGATTAAGCCAGAGATTGTACCTAAAAGAAAATTACCTCGTTATGGATTTCATTTTTATAATGAAAGACTTAATGGCAGGATGGCCATGATCGGATTTATTGCTCTTATTCTTACAGAATTTTTCTTAAAACATGGTTTGCTGTTATGGTGA
- a CDS encoding DNA-directed RNA polymerase subunit beta': MTSSKSKKTSRVRKTTKNSKKDNPVTMPALAKTPPSFKNKVVDKKALKNLVSWAYKTHGTAVTAAMADNLKDLGFKYATQAAVSISVDDLKVPEAKQDLIGQAEEQISATEECYRLGEITEVERHTKVIDTWTETNERLVDAVKNNFNQNDPLNSVWMMANSGARGNMSQVRQLVGMRGLMANPQGEIIDLPIRTNFREGLTVTEYVISSYGARKGLVDTALRTADSGYLTRRLVDVAQDVIVREEDCGTERSIVVEAEDGKFGARLLGRLTAEDIFDAEDNLVVPQNTAIDPGLSLEIEKASIYKVKIRSPLTCEANRSVCRRCYGWALAHNHLVDLGEAVGIIAAQSIGEPGTQLTMRTFHTGGVSTAESGVVRSKISGKVEFSSKAKVRGYRTPHGVEAKQAEVDFILKIVPTGNNSAKAQKIEVSSGSLLFVDDGEEINSDITVAQITAGAVKKSVEKATKDVICDLAGQVRYDKVIQPKEVTDRQGNITLKAQRLGRLWVLAGDVYNLPPNARPVISSGKSVDEGTVLAEASQSTEFGGQVRLRDSVGDSREVQIVTTSMSLTNFKLLEESTHSGQIYNLESSDGATYRLNISPGSKISNGEVIADLTDERFRTKTGGLVKYAPGLSVKKARSSKNGFEVSQGGTLLWIPQETHEINKDISLLMIEDMKWIDAGTEVVKDIFSQTSGIVTVTQKNDILREITVRNGTFHECDDEEVLDRFTEEGNLVNPGEKILDGVENKEILFVQKLETPKCRGLLLRTVEEFTIPDQAELPQLSHVKQEKGPHLGLKAIQRLTYKDGELIKSVEGVELLRTHLSIESYDATPQMTIDVESIEDKNDASINRLNLVILESILVRRDTISDSSHGSTHTELQVKNNQLVKAGDVIATTQILCKEKGLIQLPKVVDDEPIRRLIVEREQDKIQIKISDKALVKVGDRVVDGNPISNSVKSTSCGEIEEISNSSVTLRLGRPYMVSPDSVLHVEDGDLVLRGDGLALLVFERQKTGDIVQGLPRIEELLEARRPRDSAILCKKSGIVQIKQGNDEESVSLSVIEKDDLINEYQLSIGKNIMVSDGQQVSGGESLTDGPINPHELLDCYFNDLKDQKPLIDAARESISKLQRSMVSEVQNVYKSQGVSIDDKHIEVIVRQMTSKVRIEDAGDTTLLPGELIEMRQVEDTNQAMAITGGAPAEFTPVLLGITKASLNTDSFISAASFQETTRVLTEAAIEGKSDWLRGLKENVIIGRLIPAGTGFSGFVEELSSEAGPHPDILAEESGGYRRAQNLRPDYTVDMPQSPAVSSTAILDDPSDEDLETTRNRHGIDPTSSNFAAFARPNAENQFSEDQLPDPAALEGLQEEGLLSDE, translated from the coding sequence ATGACTTCATCTAAATCTAAAAAAACATCCAGAGTACGTAAGACTACTAAAAATTCAAAAAAAGACAATCCTGTTACAATGCCTGCTCTCGCCAAAACGCCTCCATCATTTAAGAATAAGGTGGTTGATAAGAAAGCCTTAAAAAATTTAGTCTCTTGGGCTTATAAAACTCATGGAACTGCTGTAACTGCAGCCATGGCTGATAATTTAAAGGACTTAGGATTTAAATATGCTACCCAAGCTGCTGTCTCTATATCAGTAGATGATTTAAAAGTTCCTGAGGCTAAACAAGATTTAATTGGGCAAGCTGAAGAGCAAATATCTGCTACAGAAGAATGCTATAGACTTGGTGAAATCACCGAAGTTGAAAGGCATACAAAAGTTATAGATACCTGGACTGAAACCAATGAAAGATTGGTAGATGCTGTCAAGAATAATTTCAATCAAAATGATCCTCTAAATTCTGTTTGGATGATGGCTAATTCAGGAGCAAGGGGTAATATGTCTCAGGTAAGACAACTTGTTGGTATGAGGGGATTGATGGCTAATCCTCAAGGAGAAATCATTGACCTGCCAATTAGAACAAATTTTAGAGAAGGACTCACTGTTACTGAATATGTAATTTCTTCTTATGGAGCTAGGAAAGGTTTGGTGGATACTGCCTTAAGAACTGCGGATTCTGGCTATTTGACTCGAAGATTAGTGGATGTTGCTCAAGATGTAATTGTGAGGGAAGAAGATTGTGGAACAGAACGATCAATAGTTGTTGAAGCTGAGGATGGTAAATTTGGAGCAAGACTTCTTGGTAGGCTTACCGCTGAGGATATTTTTGATGCTGAAGATAACCTTGTTGTTCCTCAAAACACTGCAATAGATCCTGGATTGTCACTAGAAATTGAGAAAGCATCTATCTATAAAGTAAAAATAAGATCTCCATTAACATGTGAAGCTAATAGATCGGTTTGTAGAAGGTGTTACGGATGGGCATTGGCTCATAATCATCTTGTTGATTTAGGTGAGGCAGTTGGAATTATTGCTGCTCAATCTATTGGGGAGCCAGGAACTCAATTGACAATGAGAACATTCCATACTGGAGGTGTATCAACTGCTGAAAGTGGAGTAGTAAGATCAAAAATTTCAGGTAAAGTTGAATTTAGTTCAAAAGCAAAGGTTAGAGGTTATAGAACCCCACACGGTGTAGAAGCCAAACAAGCAGAAGTAGATTTTATACTAAAGATAGTTCCTACAGGTAATAATTCTGCCAAAGCTCAAAAAATTGAAGTTTCTAGTGGATCTCTTCTATTTGTAGATGATGGTGAAGAAATTAATTCTGATATAACCGTCGCTCAGATTACTGCTGGAGCTGTGAAAAAGAGTGTTGAAAAAGCCACAAAAGATGTTATTTGTGATTTGGCTGGTCAAGTTAGGTACGACAAGGTTATTCAACCAAAGGAGGTAACAGATAGGCAGGGTAATATTACCTTAAAAGCTCAAAGATTAGGCAGATTATGGGTTTTAGCTGGAGATGTCTATAACTTGCCACCTAATGCAAGACCAGTTATCTCATCAGGAAAATCTGTAGATGAAGGAACTGTTTTGGCAGAAGCAAGTCAATCAACAGAGTTTGGTGGACAAGTTCGATTAAGAGATTCAGTAGGAGATTCAAGAGAAGTTCAGATTGTTACTACTTCAATGTCTCTAACTAATTTTAAATTACTTGAAGAATCTACTCACTCAGGTCAAATATATAATTTGGAATCTAGTGATGGTGCAACTTATCGTTTAAACATTTCCCCGGGAAGTAAAATTAGTAATGGCGAGGTAATAGCAGATTTAACAGATGAAAGGTTCCGTACAAAAACTGGTGGTCTAGTAAAATATGCCCCGGGATTAAGTGTCAAAAAAGCAAGATCATCTAAAAATGGTTTTGAAGTAAGTCAAGGAGGAACATTGCTTTGGATTCCTCAAGAGACACATGAAATCAATAAGGACATATCTCTTCTAATGATCGAAGATATGAAATGGATTGACGCTGGAACAGAAGTTGTAAAAGATATTTTCAGTCAAACATCAGGAATTGTTACTGTTACACAAAAAAATGATATCCTTCGTGAAATAACTGTAAGAAATGGAACTTTTCATGAATGTGATGATGAAGAAGTTCTCGATAGATTTACAGAAGAAGGAAATCTTGTAAATCCAGGTGAAAAGATTTTAGATGGTGTTGAGAATAAAGAAATTCTTTTTGTTCAAAAATTAGAAACACCTAAATGTCGAGGCTTGTTATTAAGAACTGTTGAAGAATTTACCATTCCTGACCAAGCGGAATTACCCCAACTATCACATGTTAAGCAGGAAAAAGGACCACATTTAGGCTTAAAAGCTATCCAAAGGCTTACCTATAAAGACGGTGAATTAATAAAATCAGTTGAAGGAGTTGAATTGCTTAGAACACATTTAAGCATTGAAAGCTATGATGCTACTCCTCAAATGACTATTGACGTTGAGTCGATTGAAGATAAAAATGATGCATCAATCAATAGACTAAACTTAGTAATATTGGAGTCTATTCTTGTAAGACGAGATACTATATCTGACTCCAGTCATGGCTCAACACATACAGAACTGCAAGTCAAGAATAACCAATTAGTAAAAGCAGGAGATGTAATAGCTACTACTCAAATTCTTTGTAAAGAAAAAGGATTGATTCAATTACCAAAAGTTGTTGACGATGAGCCTATAAGAAGGTTAATTGTTGAAAGAGAACAAGATAAAATTCAAATTAAAATTAGTGATAAAGCATTAGTAAAAGTTGGTGATCGTGTAGTGGATGGTAATCCTATTAGTAATTCTGTAAAATCAACTTCTTGTGGTGAAATAGAAGAAATTTCTAATAGTTCAGTAACTTTAAGACTTGGCAGACCTTATATGGTCTCTCCTGATTCAGTTTTACATGTTGAAGACGGAGATTTAGTTCTTAGGGGAGATGGTTTAGCTTTACTTGTTTTTGAGAGGCAGAAAACTGGAGATATCGTACAAGGATTGCCTCGTATTGAAGAGTTATTAGAAGCTAGGAGACCCAGAGACTCTGCAATTCTATGTAAAAAATCTGGAATTGTTCAGATTAAACAAGGTAATGATGAAGAATCAGTTTCTTTATCGGTCATTGAAAAAGATGATTTGATTAATGAATATCAACTATCAATTGGAAAAAATATAATGGTCAGTGATGGACAACAAGTATCAGGGGGAGAATCTTTGACTGATGGTCCAATTAATCCTCATGAACTATTAGATTGCTATTTTAATGATTTAAAAGATCAAAAACCTTTAATAGACGCAGCTCGAGAATCTATCTCAAAACTACAAAGAAGTATGGTCAGTGAGGTACAAAATGTTTATAAGTCTCAGGGTGTATCAATCGATGATAAGCATATTGAAGTTATTGTTAGACAGATGACAAGTAAAGTCCGTATAGAAGATGCCGGGGATACTACTCTTTTGCCTGGTGAACTCATAGAGATGAGGCAAGTGGAAGATACTAACCAAGCAATGGCAATCACAGGAGGAGCTCCAGCAGAATTTACTCCTGTTTTGTTGGGTATTACTAAAGCCTCTCTCAACACAGATAGCTTTATTTCAGCAGCATCTTTCCAAGAAACAACAAGGGTTCTTACGGAAGCTGCGATTGAAGGTAAATCTGATTGGTTAAGAGGTTTAAAAGAAAATGTTATTATCGGTAGATTAATTCCTGCAGGTACTGGTTTTAGCGGTTTTGTGGAGGAATTATCCTCAGAGGCTGGTCCTCACCCCGATATCCTTGCAGAAGAATCTGGTGGCTACAGAAGAGCACAGAATTTAAGGCCAGATTATACAGTTGATATGCCACAATCACCTGCCGTAAGCTCTACTGCAATACTTGATGATCCTAGTGATGAAGATTTGGAGACAACGAGAAACCGACATGGAATCGATCCTACTTCGAGTAATTTTGCTGCATTCGCAAGACCTAATGCTGAAAATCAATTTTCTGAAGATCAATTACCAGATCCTGCTGCACTGGAGGGATTACAAGAGGAGGGCCTTCTTTCTGATGAATAA
- a CDS encoding DNA-directed RNA polymerase subunit gamma, whose product MTNSNLRTENHFDYVKISIASPQRIMDWGQRTLPNGQVVGEVTKPETINYRTLKPEMDGLFCEKIFGPSKDWECHCGKYKRVRHRGIVCERCGVEVTESRVRRHRMGYIKLAAPVSHVWYLKGIPSYVAILLDIPLRDVEQIVYFNCYVVLDPGDHKELKYKQLLTEDEWLEIEDEIYAEDSTIENEPFVGIGAEALKQLLEDLDLNQVAEELREEITNSKGQKRAKLIKRIRVIDNFIATNAKPEWMVLDAIPVIPPDLRPMVQLDGGRFATSDLNDLYRRVINRNNRLARLQEILAPEIIVRNEKRMLQEAVDALIDNGRRGRTVVGANNRALKSLSDIIEGKQGRFRQNLLGKRVDYSGRSVIVVGPKLKMHQCGLPKEMAIELFQPFVIHRLIRQNIVNNIKAAKKLIQKADDEVMQVLQEVIEGHPILLNRAPTLHRLGIQAFEPKLVGGRAIQLHPLVCPAFNADFDGDQMAVHVPLALEAQTEARMLMLASNNILSPATGEPIVTPSQDMVLGSYYLTALQPNYQKPDFGDNKTTFASLEDVIFAFEDKRLSLHEWVWVRFNGEVEDEDEMRSPQKTQELDDGSRLEIWNLRRDRFDSNNNLISRFVLTTVGRVVMNHTIIDSVSIT is encoded by the coding sequence ATGACAAACAGCAACTTAAGAACTGAAAATCACTTTGATTACGTCAAAATTTCAATAGCTTCTCCACAAAGAATAATGGATTGGGGTCAGAGGACATTGCCCAACGGACAAGTTGTTGGTGAAGTTACAAAACCTGAAACTATTAACTACAGGACACTTAAACCAGAAATGGATGGATTGTTTTGTGAAAAGATTTTTGGGCCATCTAAAGATTGGGAATGCCATTGTGGAAAGTATAAAAGGGTAAGACATCGCGGCATTGTTTGTGAGAGATGTGGGGTTGAAGTAACTGAAAGTAGAGTTAGAAGACATAGGATGGGCTATATAAAACTCGCTGCGCCAGTTTCCCATGTTTGGTATTTGAAAGGAATTCCTAGTTACGTTGCAATACTTTTGGATATTCCGCTTAGAGATGTAGAACAAATAGTCTATTTTAATTGTTATGTCGTTTTAGATCCAGGAGATCACAAAGAACTTAAATATAAGCAATTACTCACTGAGGATGAGTGGCTTGAAATTGAAGATGAAATTTATGCTGAAGATTCAACTATTGAAAATGAACCTTTTGTTGGAATTGGCGCGGAGGCACTGAAGCAGTTACTTGAGGACCTTGATTTAAATCAGGTTGCTGAGGAGCTTAGAGAAGAAATTACTAATAGCAAAGGACAAAAAAGGGCAAAACTTATAAAAAGGATAAGAGTTATTGATAATTTCATCGCAACTAATGCAAAACCAGAATGGATGGTTTTAGATGCAATTCCAGTTATACCTCCTGATCTTAGACCTATGGTTCAACTTGATGGGGGAAGATTCGCAACTTCAGATTTAAATGACTTATATAGAAGAGTTATAAATAGAAATAATAGACTAGCTAGGCTACAAGAAATTTTAGCTCCTGAAATTATCGTAAGAAATGAAAAAAGAATGCTTCAGGAGGCAGTTGATGCCCTTATAGATAATGGAAGGAGAGGAAGGACTGTTGTTGGAGCAAATAATAGAGCTCTTAAGTCTCTAAGTGACATAATTGAAGGAAAACAAGGAAGATTTAGACAGAATCTTCTTGGAAAGCGTGTTGACTATTCAGGAAGATCTGTAATAGTTGTTGGCCCTAAGTTGAAAATGCATCAGTGTGGTCTCCCAAAAGAAATGGCGATAGAGCTCTTTCAACCTTTTGTAATTCATAGATTAATACGACAAAATATTGTGAATAATATTAAAGCTGCAAAAAAATTAATACAAAAAGCCGATGATGAAGTAATGCAGGTACTTCAAGAAGTTATTGAAGGCCATCCAATTCTCTTAAACAGAGCACCTACGCTGCATCGTTTAGGAATTCAAGCTTTTGAACCGAAATTAGTCGGAGGTAGAGCAATCCAACTTCATCCTTTAGTATGTCCTGCATTCAATGCTGACTTTGATGGTGATCAAATGGCAGTTCATGTTCCTTTAGCTTTAGAGGCACAAACTGAAGCACGCATGCTTATGTTGGCCAGTAATAATATTCTCTCTCCTGCCACTGGGGAACCAATTGTAACTCCATCACAAGATATGGTTTTGGGATCTTATTATCTGACTGCTTTGCAACCGAATTATCAGAAACCAGATTTCGGAGATAATAAGACCACTTTTGCTTCATTAGAAGATGTCATTTTTGCTTTTGAAGATAAAAGACTCAGTCTTCATGAATGGGTTTGGGTTAGATTTAATGGAGAGGTAGAAGATGAAGACGAAATGCGTAGCCCACAAAAAACCCAAGAGCTAGATGATGGCTCAAGATTAGAAATCTGGAATTTAAGAAGGGATAGATTTGATTCTAATAATAATTTAATAAGTAGATTTGTTTTGACAACTGTTGGGCGAGTAGTGATGAACCATACAATCATTGATTCTGTATCTATAACGTAA